The Candidatus Rokuibacteriota bacterium genome includes a region encoding these proteins:
- a CDS encoding cobalamin-binding protein: MSPAIVRALLLLLVLLPSPAPALTLTDQTGREVSLPAPPRRIVSLVPSVTEVLFAIAAQDRLAGVTDFCDYPPEARRKPRVGGMLAPNLETIITLKPDLVIATTAGNREETVVQLGRLRIPVYLVHPTTLGDVLDLIARLGALTEHPVPAARLVTALDTRIRMVVGRVAPLGRPRVLYVLWPEPVIVPGRGALVSELIALAGGDSVTADSDAGYPRYSVEAAVARAPHIIILADHGAGLDTLSREKWERFSALPAVKAGRLFSVDGNLMHRYGPRVVDGLELLARLIHPEAFTQ; the protein is encoded by the coding sequence ATGAGCCCCGCCATCGTCCGAGCGCTCCTGCTGCTGCTTGTCCTGTTGCCGTCCCCCGCTCCGGCGCTCACGCTGACGGACCAGACCGGCCGGGAGGTGAGTCTGCCGGCGCCACCCCGGCGGATCGTCTCCCTGGTTCCGAGCGTCACGGAGGTGCTCTTCGCGATTGCCGCCCAGGACCGGCTCGCGGGCGTCACGGACTTCTGCGATTACCCGCCCGAGGCTCGACGCAAGCCGCGTGTCGGCGGCATGCTGGCGCCGAACCTCGAGACGATCATCACGCTCAAGCCCGACCTCGTGATCGCGACCACGGCCGGCAACCGCGAGGAGACCGTCGTCCAGCTGGGGCGGCTCCGGATCCCCGTCTACCTGGTCCATCCGACCACCCTGGGGGACGTGCTGGATCTGATCGCGCGCCTTGGAGCGCTCACGGAGCACCCGGTGCCGGCGGCGCGGTTGGTCACCGCGCTCGACACGCGCATTCGGATGGTGGTGGGGCGCGTGGCGCCGCTCGGGCGCCCACGCGTGCTCTATGTGCTCTGGCCCGAACCCGTGATCGTGCCGGGACGTGGCGCCCTGGTGTCCGAGCTCATCGCGCTGGCAGGGGGTGACTCGGTGACCGCCGACAGTGATGCAGGCTACCCGCGCTACAGCGTGGAGGCGGCCGTCGCGCGAGCCCCTCACATCATCATTCTGGCCGACCACGGCGCGGGGCTCGACACCCTGTCGCGGGAGAAGTGGGAGCGCTTCAGCGCTCTCCCTGCCGTCAAGGCCGGGCGCCTCTTCTCAGTGGACGGCAATCTGATGCACCGCTACGGGCCACGGGTGGTGGACGGTCTTGAGCTCCTCGCCCGGCTCATTCATCCGGAAGCGTTCACGCAGTGA
- a CDS encoding cobyric acid synthase → MKAAFAVLGTASDVGKSLVTAGLCRLLADAGVDVVPFKAQNMANQAGVTRDGLEMPRAQILQAHAARQEPHVDMGPILLKPVTHTGAQVIVLGKVMGHVEAAQYFNDTSALAAIAEAALQRLAAHHDVIVLEGAGSPVEINLWPRDFVNLRAARLVNAGLILVADIDRGGVFAQVKGTLDLLPVDDRSRVLGIIVNRFRGDAALFEDGVSILETMTGLPVLAVVPYLDHGLDEEDRPLPIPVNTRAPADMLRVGALLSPSVSNTEDLAPLLAELDVHVTWITDPRLVREQDLLILPASKATVADLVHHAASGMTQAVREAHSHGSWVLGLCGGYQMLGEHLDDRGGTEGGPRSWQGLGLLPIGTVFEPEKRTQQSRCVSAWPVPGRSLVGYEIHHGRSSGTGGGEPLLQGVGAEMGWRQGRAVGCYLHGLLADDQWRAAFLNVVRQDRGRPLQPVRSADPIDLRIDRWAQHLRRSFRGDAWSRLLSLAKGSSTPGPPTATGE, encoded by the coding sequence GTGAAAGCCGCCTTTGCCGTGCTCGGCACGGCGTCGGATGTGGGCAAGAGCCTCGTGACGGCCGGGTTGTGCCGGCTGCTGGCGGATGCCGGCGTGGACGTCGTGCCCTTCAAAGCCCAGAACATGGCGAATCAGGCCGGCGTCACCCGCGACGGACTCGAGATGCCTCGCGCCCAGATCCTGCAGGCGCACGCCGCTCGACAGGAGCCTCACGTCGACATGGGCCCCATCCTGCTCAAGCCGGTCACGCACACTGGAGCGCAGGTCATCGTGCTCGGCAAGGTCATGGGACATGTCGAGGCCGCGCAGTATTTCAACGACACGAGCGCACTCGCCGCAATTGCGGAGGCAGCGCTCCAGCGTCTCGCGGCTCACCACGACGTGATTGTCCTGGAGGGCGCCGGATCGCCCGTCGAGATCAACCTGTGGCCCCGGGACTTCGTGAACCTCCGGGCGGCCCGCCTCGTCAACGCCGGCCTCATCCTGGTGGCCGACATCGATCGAGGTGGCGTCTTCGCCCAGGTCAAGGGGACGCTGGACCTGCTTCCCGTTGACGATCGCAGCCGCGTGCTCGGGATCATCGTGAATCGATTCCGCGGGGACGCGGCGCTGTTCGAGGACGGCGTCTCCATCCTGGAAACCATGACAGGACTCCCGGTCCTCGCGGTCGTGCCCTATCTGGATCACGGCCTCGACGAGGAAGATCGACCGTTGCCCATCCCGGTGAACACCCGGGCGCCGGCCGACATGCTCCGTGTTGGCGCCCTGTTGAGCCCGTCAGTATCCAATACGGAAGACCTCGCGCCGCTGCTCGCGGAACTGGACGTGCACGTCACCTGGATCACCGATCCTCGCCTCGTGCGCGAACAGGATCTGCTGATTCTACCCGCCTCGAAGGCGACGGTGGCGGATCTGGTCCACCACGCCGCATCCGGCATGACCCAAGCCGTCCGCGAGGCGCACAGCCACGGGAGCTGGGTCTTGGGTCTGTGCGGCGGCTATCAGATGCTCGGCGAGCACCTGGACGATCGAGGCGGAACAGAAGGAGGGCCCAGGTCCTGGCAGGGGCTGGGGTTGCTGCCGATCGGAACGGTGTTCGAGCCTGAGAAACGGACCCAGCAGAGCCGCTGCGTCAGCGCCTGGCCTGTGCCCGGCCGTTCCTTGGTGGGCTATGAAATCCACCACGGGCGCAGCAGCGGCACGGGCGGGGGCGAGCCGCTCTTGCAGGGCGTCGGCGCCGAGATGGGCTGGCGCCAGGGCCGGGCGGTCGGATGCTATCTGCACGGGCTCCTGGCCGACGACCAATGGCGCGCGGCGTTCCTCAACGTGGTCCGACAGGATCGCGGGCGTCCCCTTCAGCCGGTCCGATCTGCCGATCCCATCGACCTCCGCATCGACCGCTGGGCGCAGCATCTGCGGCGGAGCTTCCGCGGCGACGCCTGGTCGCGCCTCCTCTCCCTGGCGAAGGGATCATCGACGCCAGGGCCGCCGACCGCAACTGGGGAATAG
- a CDS encoding DUF6027 family protein, giving the protein MPRAVVLEPYQAMWPADDPNADFRSKVAEYSRLDPLPTLENLSRSTGIPVGSLARFVLVRYCTSGSDALLEMGPRVVRQMDEIIQQAEATNTDAARLDAYRALKAIMAWLIVPLDDPNWRTGTRPHRANSE; this is encoded by the coding sequence ATGCCGAGAGCCGTCGTTCTCGAGCCGTATCAGGCCATGTGGCCCGCCGACGACCCCAACGCGGACTTCCGAAGCAAAGTGGCCGAGTACTCTCGCCTCGACCCGCTGCCGACGCTTGAGAACCTGAGTCGCAGCACGGGGATTCCAGTTGGATCGCTGGCGCGCTTTGTCCTGGTCCGCTACTGCACATCGGGCAGCGACGCGCTCCTCGAGATGGGACCGCGTGTGGTCCGCCAGATGGACGAGATCATCCAGCAGGCGGAGGCCACGAATACGGACGCGGCCCGGCTCGACGCATACCGGGCCCTGAAGGCCATCATGGCATGGCTGATCGTGCCCCTGGACGACCCCAACTGGCGTACCGGCACGCGACCGCATCGCGCCAACAGCGAATGA